In Candidatus Cloacimonadota bacterium, one DNA window encodes the following:
- a CDS encoding PAS domain S-box protein — translation MSSDYTQILLDSIGVPTVVIDTSNFKIVLANKAAKAHIGGKYPASESLSCYHLFPEKDGLCDQKTCLIRQAISTKAPVRITRSRYENGIESFYDIVVTPIFNTTGEISQATMTIYDITNIIKTEESSELFRYLIDKSNDGLLIVDPQTGCFLDVNKKICTDLGYTRKELLNMRLLDIKTEIPEGWSFDKIVDETREKKYTVIEGSYRRKDNSIMPVEMSLRFLTHEKKKCMVCIVRDISRRKKAEKILHEQKEFAASLVRYSTVPTFVIDSQHKILHWNKASEELTGIDASDIVNTDRFYISDNPSLADVVVSRELDEKIKRDKRYVRSTYVSNGLHSENWVPNLGGKKRYVLFDASPIYNSKNELVAALETMQDITEQKHAEQLLKRKLEIEKSIAAVSSLFVAPTDIDAAINAALDEIGRLCGASRSYVFLFRETNTVLANTHEWCDEGVESQKEKRQNLNVNKYHWWMAKLYNDETIQINDVSSLPPEASAEKKTLEMQNIKSLLVLPMYSKGELMGYVGLDNVVNTGDWSEDNINVLHMVSGVIGMAINRKRSEEAHRKSEERFRSLFENLPIPIMEKDFSEVKTYIENLIRTEHIDDFEAYLDQHPEIKKHCSGLVKIIDVNQAAIKLHGASDKNELIANLGKTLTRKSYEVFSKELLAIYHGETKVESDGGIQTLGGVPRETVIHWTVSPGHEKTLSRVLFSLIDITERKRAEEELIKSEKRFRDLFENIPVAILEEDFSGVKTYIETLIRNEHIDDLEAYLVQHPDVVSRCAGLMKILDVNQAALELHEAGSKSELLENIEKTFSDQSYETFSKELVAILNGETQMKTDAFVQTLSGMPREVVVHWSVFPGHEKSLSRILVSLIDITERKRAEEELFAAHQKLMDIIEFLPDATFVLDSEQKVIAWNHTLEEMTGIKKEEILGKGDYSYAVPFYGERRPMLIDLLFDFKVESEQQYNFVKKEGNILYAENYVPYIYEGKGADLWIVSSPLLDSSGNQIGAIESIRNVTERKQAEDDLKIYAEELQHSNELKDLFTDIMHHDLLNPAGVVKGYTEILLNIEENKNKRQYLEIIERNNEKLISIIERASNYAKLASIEDLEFEKRDIAFFLKGVIENLRPNLEDKKMAIEFEVHGEYCANVNPVIEEVFSNLLCNAIKYSPKGSRIIVNIVDAGNEWKVTVTDFGEGISDEDKSMLFERFRRVKNNAVKGTGLGLAIVKRLTSLHGGRVGVEDNPKGQGSVFWVTVKKA, via the coding sequence ATGTCAAGTGATTACACACAGATCCTTTTAGACAGCATTGGTGTACCTACGGTAGTGATCGATACCAGTAACTTCAAAATTGTGCTTGCAAACAAGGCTGCAAAAGCCCATATTGGTGGAAAATATCCGGCATCTGAGTCATTGTCATGTTATCATCTTTTTCCTGAGAAAGATGGCTTATGTGATCAAAAAACATGCCTGATCAGGCAGGCAATATCAACAAAAGCGCCTGTAAGGATCACGCGTAGCCGTTATGAGAACGGTATTGAATCATTTTATGATATTGTTGTAACGCCTATTTTTAACACGACCGGTGAAATATCACAGGCCACCATGACAATCTATGATATAACGAATATTATAAAAACTGAAGAATCATCGGAATTATTCCGTTACCTGATCGATAAATCAAATGATGGGTTATTAATTGTAGATCCACAAACTGGCTGCTTTCTGGACGTAAATAAAAAAATCTGCACCGATCTTGGATATACCCGTAAAGAACTCCTGAATATGAGGCTCTTAGACATCAAAACTGAAATACCGGAAGGCTGGTCATTTGATAAAATTGTAGATGAAACCCGTGAAAAAAAGTATACGGTGATCGAAGGATCGTACAGGCGCAAAGACAATTCAATCATGCCTGTAGAGATGAGCCTCAGATTTTTAACCCATGAAAAAAAGAAATGTATGGTATGTATAGTACGCGATATTTCCAGACGCAAGAAGGCTGAGAAAATCCTGCACGAGCAAAAAGAATTTGCTGCTAGTCTGGTTCGCTATTCCACGGTTCCGACTTTTGTCATAGACTCACAGCATAAGATACTTCACTGGAACAAAGCTTCTGAAGAACTCACAGGTATTGACGCATCTGACATTGTTAACACTGACCGATTTTATATATCCGACAATCCGTCCCTTGCAGATGTGGTTGTCAGCAGGGAACTTGATGAAAAGATAAAACGTGATAAGAGATATGTCCGCTCCACATATGTATCCAATGGCCTGCATTCTGAGAACTGGGTTCCAAATCTGGGTGGAAAGAAAAGATACGTACTCTTTGATGCTTCTCCTATCTACAACAGTAAGAACGAATTAGTTGCGGCTCTGGAAACAATGCAGGACATTACAGAACAAAAGCATGCAGAGCAGCTTCTCAAACGAAAGCTTGAAATCGAAAAGTCAATAGCTGCTGTTTCTTCTTTGTTTGTTGCCCCCACTGACATTGATGCTGCTATTAATGCTGCCCTTGATGAAATTGGCAGGCTATGTGGGGCCAGCAGGAGTTATGTTTTCCTGTTCCGTGAAACTAATACCGTACTGGCCAATACGCACGAATGGTGCGATGAAGGAGTGGAATCCCAGAAAGAGAAGCGTCAGAACCTTAATGTCAACAAGTATCACTGGTGGATGGCCAAACTTTACAATGACGAGACTATTCAGATCAATGATGTTTCCTCACTGCCACCCGAGGCATCGGCTGAGAAAAAAACACTTGAAATGCAGAACATAAAGTCTCTTCTGGTTCTTCCCATGTATTCCAAAGGAGAGCTCATGGGTTATGTTGGACTGGACAATGTGGTAAATACCGGCGACTGGAGTGAAGACAATATCAATGTTCTTCACATGGTGTCAGGCGTGATCGGGATGGCTATTAACCGAAAGCGTTCAGAAGAAGCTCACAGGAAAAGCGAAGAACGTTTCCGCAGTCTGTTTGAGAATTTGCCGATACCAATCATGGAGAAGGATTTCTCCGAAGTCAAGACCTACATTGAGAACTTGATCAGGACTGAACATATAGATGACTTCGAAGCATATCTGGATCAACACCCGGAGATAAAAAAACACTGTTCAGGACTTGTAAAAATCATTGATGTAAATCAGGCTGCCATCAAATTGCATGGTGCAAGTGACAAAAATGAATTAATAGCAAATCTGGGGAAGACGCTTACAAGGAAATCCTATGAGGTGTTCAGTAAAGAGCTACTGGCGATTTATCACGGTGAGACTAAGGTTGAATCTGATGGGGGCATACAAACCCTTGGTGGCGTGCCACGAGAAACTGTGATTCACTGGACCGTATCCCCGGGGCATGAAAAAACCCTTTCCAGAGTACTTTTTTCTCTCATTGACATCACAGAGCGCAAGCGGGCTGAGGAAGAACTTATAAAAAGTGAAAAACGTTTCCGAGATCTGTTTGAAAACATACCGGTGGCGATTCTGGAAGAGGATTTCTCAGGTGTCAAAACTTACATTGAGACTTTAATTAGGAACGAGCATATTGATGACCTCGAAGCGTATCTGGTGCAGCACCCGGATGTAGTTTCCAGGTGTGCAGGATTGATGAAGATACTCGATGTAAACCAGGCTGCCCTTGAACTGCATGAGGCAGGTAGCAAAAGTGAATTGCTGGAAAACATAGAGAAGACTTTTTCAGATCAATCCTATGAGACGTTCTCTAAAGAACTGGTTGCAATTCTGAACGGTGAAACACAAATGAAAACCGATGCATTCGTGCAAACCCTGAGTGGGATGCCACGAGAAGTTGTGGTTCACTGGTCTGTTTTCCCGGGTCATGAAAAAAGCCTTTCCAGAATTCTTGTTTCTCTCATTGACATCACAGAGCGCAAACGGGCAGAGGAAGAACTCTTTGCTGCTCACCAGAAGCTAATGGATATCATTGAGTTCCTTCCGGATGCCACATTTGTCCTGGATTCTGAACAGAAAGTGATTGCATGGAACCACACCCTTGAAGAAATGACCGGGATAAAGAAGGAAGAGATTCTCGGAAAAGGCGATTATTCTTATGCTGTCCCATTCTATGGAGAACGTAGGCCTATGTTAATCGACCTCTTATTTGATTTTAAAGTTGAGTCCGAACAGCAATATAATTTTGTGAAAAAGGAGGGGAATATCCTCTACGCTGAAAATTATGTTCCCTATATATATGAAGGAAAAGGTGCCGACTTGTGGATTGTATCTTCACCTCTATTAGATAGTAGTGGAAACCAGATCGGAGCCATTGAATCGATCCGCAATGTCACTGAACGCAAGCAGGCTGAGGATGATCTAAAAATATATGCCGAAGAACTCCAGCATTCGAATGAACTCAAAGACCTATTCACTGATATCATGCATCATGACCTGTTAAATCCTGCCGGGGTTGTCAAGGGATATACCGAAATACTGCTTAATATAGAAGAAAATAAGAATAAACGTCAGTACCTTGAGATAATTGAAAGGAATAACGAAAAGCTCATCAGCATCATTGAAAGGGCATCCAATTATGCAAAACTGGCATCTATTGAAGACCTTGAATTTGAAAAGAGGGATATTGCATTTTTCTTAAAGGGAGTGATCGAAAATCTCAGACCCAATCTTGAGGATAAAAAAATGGCAATTGAGTTTGAAGTCCACGGCGAATATTGTGCAAATGTCAATCCTGTAATTGAGGAGGTATTTTCAAATCTTTTATGCAATGCTATCAAGTACAGTCCAAAAGGGAGCAGGATAATTGTGAACATCGTTGATGCTGGCAATGAATGGAAAGTAACTGTAACCGACTTTGGGGAGGGTATATCGGATGAAGATAAATCAATGCTTTTCGAGCGTTTCAGG